One window from the genome of Streptomyces cadmiisoli encodes:
- a CDS encoding alginate lyase family protein, with translation MSHAPARRPRRSRLTLLAGGAAATAALVAGLLTGPAAPRADAAPATFVHPGVTVSQGQLDFARSKVNSGAQPWKLAFDRMMASKYADLNRTPRPRAVVECGSYSNPNYGCTDEREDAIAAYTHALAWYITRDDRHARKAIELMDAWSAVIRDHTNSNAPLQTGWAGSSWPKAAEIIKYTYTGTWANSGRFATMLRDVYLPEIINGSNSNGNWELSMMEAALGISVFLEDRTSYDKAMAKFRTRAAAFVYLESDGALPKTVPSQNLNTREKIVNYWQGQSTFVTGLTQETCRDLTHTGYGISAIAHVAETSRIQGQDLYGTDVGERLRHALGFQAKYEMGTAVPSWLCGGSLHLGLGPVTEVGYNALHNRLGHAMTNTQALTERNRPSGTNNLFVAWETLTHGDNPA, from the coding sequence ATGTCACACGCCCCCGCAAGACGCCCTCGTCGTTCCCGGCTCACCCTTCTCGCCGGGGGAGCCGCCGCCACCGCCGCCCTCGTCGCGGGACTGCTCACCGGACCCGCCGCGCCCCGTGCCGACGCCGCCCCGGCCACCTTCGTCCACCCAGGAGTGACCGTCTCCCAGGGCCAGTTGGACTTCGCGCGGAGCAAGGTCAACTCCGGCGCCCAGCCCTGGAAGCTCGCCTTCGACCGCATGATGGCGAGCAAGTACGCCGATCTGAACCGCACGCCCAGACCCCGCGCGGTCGTCGAGTGCGGCTCGTACTCCAACCCCAACTACGGCTGCACCGACGAGCGCGAGGACGCGATCGCCGCGTACACCCACGCCCTCGCCTGGTACATCACCCGGGACGACCGGCACGCCAGGAAGGCCATCGAGCTGATGGACGCCTGGTCGGCCGTGATCCGTGACCACACCAACAGCAACGCACCGCTGCAGACCGGCTGGGCGGGCTCCAGCTGGCCGAAGGCCGCCGAGATCATCAAGTACACGTACACCGGCACCTGGGCCAATTCCGGCCGCTTCGCCACCATGCTCCGCGACGTCTACCTGCCCGAGATCATCAACGGCTCCAACTCCAACGGGAACTGGGAGTTGTCGATGATGGAGGCCGCCCTCGGCATCTCCGTCTTCCTGGAGGACAGGACGTCGTACGACAAGGCCATGGCGAAGTTCCGCACCCGCGCGGCCGCCTTCGTCTACCTCGAATCGGACGGGGCCCTGCCGAAGACCGTCCCCAGCCAGAACCTCAACACCCGCGAGAAGATAGTCAACTACTGGCAGGGGCAGTCCACCTTCGTCACCGGCCTCACCCAGGAGACCTGCCGCGACCTGACCCACACGGGATACGGCATCTCCGCGATCGCGCACGTCGCCGAGACCAGCCGCATCCAGGGCCAGGACCTCTACGGCACCGACGTGGGCGAGCGGCTGCGCCACGCGCTCGGCTTCCAGGCCAAGTACGAGATGGGCACCGCCGTGCCGAGCTGGCTGTGCGGGGGCTCCCTGCACCTCGGGCTCGGACCCGTGACCGAGGTCGGCTACAACGCGCTGCACAACCGCCTGGGGCACGCCATGACCAACACCCAGGCGCTGACCGAGCGCAACCGCCCGTCCGGCACCAACAACCTCTTCGTCGCCTGGGAGACCCTGACGCACGGCGACAACCCGGCCTGA
- a CDS encoding GMC oxidoreductase, whose translation MSADLQTRRPDRGSSRRQFIAGTSSILGAAVIGSSATSAWAAAQRDSAVIEPGARVPALVIGSGYGGSVAALRLAQAGVDVHIVEMGMAWDTPGTDGKIFANTTKPDYRSFWLRTRTKQPLSNFLGFPLDKDVPRYTGILDAEEMGGIIVYQGRGVGGGSLVNGGMAVTPRRENFGAVLPSVDPDEMYDVYYPRANAALGVSTIDPAWFETAACYQYARVGRKHAERSGFPFVFVPDVYDWDYMKQEAAGTVPKSALAAEILYGNNYGKKTLQKTYLAQANATGRVTVSPLHRVTTVTPASAGGYLVGIEQLDTGGAVTATKTVTADRVFFAAGSVGTSKLLVRLKATGALPGLNGEVGKGWGENGNVMCGRANHLWDPTGALQSSIPTAGIDNWAAGGAFAEVAPLPTGIETFASFYLSITKNPHRAQFSWNAATGKVELNWQTSWKQPSIDMAKSIFDRINAKEGTIYRTDLFGAYKIWGDHLTYHPLGGAVLDRATDNYGRLHGHSGLYVVDGALIPGNASVNPFVTITALAERNIEEIIAADL comes from the coding sequence ATGAGCGCTGACCTCCAGACCAGACGCCCCGACAGAGGGAGCTCCCGCCGCCAATTCATTGCTGGAACGAGTTCTATTCTCGGAGCTGCTGTGATCGGCAGCAGTGCAACTTCCGCCTGGGCGGCGGCACAACGCGACAGCGCTGTGATCGAGCCGGGTGCCCGCGTTCCCGCCTTGGTCATCGGCAGTGGATACGGCGGCTCGGTGGCCGCCCTGAGGCTCGCTCAGGCGGGCGTCGACGTGCACATCGTCGAAATGGGAATGGCCTGGGACACCCCGGGTACGGACGGAAAGATCTTCGCCAACACGACCAAGCCCGACTACCGGTCCTTCTGGCTGCGCACCCGCACCAAACAGCCCTTGAGCAACTTCCTGGGCTTCCCGCTCGACAAGGACGTGCCCCGCTACACCGGAATCCTGGACGCCGAGGAGATGGGCGGGATCATCGTCTACCAGGGCCGCGGCGTCGGCGGCGGCTCACTGGTCAACGGCGGTATGGCCGTCACGCCCAGAAGGGAGAACTTCGGGGCGGTGCTGCCCTCGGTCGACCCCGACGAGATGTACGACGTGTACTACCCGCGCGCCAACGCCGCCCTCGGCGTCAGCACCATCGACCCGGCCTGGTTCGAGACCGCGGCCTGCTACCAGTACGCCCGCGTCGGACGGAAGCACGCGGAACGCTCCGGCTTCCCCTTCGTGTTCGTACCGGACGTCTACGACTGGGACTACATGAAGCAGGAGGCCGCCGGCACGGTCCCCAAGTCCGCCCTGGCCGCGGAGATCCTCTACGGCAACAACTACGGGAAGAAGACCCTCCAGAAGACCTACCTCGCACAGGCGAACGCCACCGGCAGGGTCACCGTCTCACCGCTGCACCGGGTCACGACGGTCACTCCCGCGAGCGCCGGGGGCTACCTCGTCGGCATCGAGCAACTCGACACCGGCGGCGCCGTCACGGCGACGAAGACCGTGACCGCGGACCGGGTGTTCTTCGCCGCGGGCAGCGTCGGGACCAGCAAGCTGCTGGTCCGGCTCAAGGCGACCGGCGCGCTGCCGGGCCTCAACGGCGAGGTCGGCAAGGGCTGGGGCGAGAACGGCAACGTCATGTGCGGGCGCGCCAACCACCTGTGGGATCCGACGGGAGCACTGCAGTCCTCCATTCCCACCGCGGGAATCGACAACTGGGCCGCGGGCGGCGCCTTCGCCGAGGTGGCGCCGCTGCCCACGGGAATCGAGACGTTCGCCTCGTTCTATCTGTCGATCACCAAGAACCCGCATCGCGCCCAGTTCTCCTGGAACGCGGCGACCGGAAAAGTGGAACTGAACTGGCAGACGTCCTGGAAACAGCCCTCGATCGACATGGCGAAGTCCATATTCGACCGGATCAACGCCAAGGAGGGGACGATCTACCGCACCGATCTCTTCGGCGCGTACAAGATCTGGGGCGACCATCTGACGTACCACCCCCTCGGTGGGGCGGTGCTCGACCGGGCGACGGACAACTACGGCCGCCTGCACGGTCATTCCGGCCTCTATGTCGTCGACGGCGCACTGATCCCCGGCAACGCGAGCGTCAACCCCTTCGTCACCATCACGGCTCTCGCCGAACGGAACATCGAGGAGATCATCGCCGCTGATCTGTGA
- a CDS encoding carboxymuconolactone decarboxylase family protein encodes MVPEIGMAASNFSLAVYAHTSLGLREFEAARLRIAQINGCVFCLDWRTERDGQKVEEGFAEAVADWRTTDVFDDRTRLAAEYAERYAVDHHRLEEEFWGRMTACFSQAEIVELSMSIGSWLAFGRLNHVLGLDSVCVLPRG; translated from the coding sequence ATGGTCCCGGAGATAGGCATGGCTGCCTCGAACTTCTCCCTGGCCGTCTACGCCCACACGAGCCTCGGCCTGCGCGAGTTCGAGGCCGCCCGGCTGCGCATCGCGCAGATCAACGGCTGCGTCTTCTGTCTGGACTGGCGTACCGAGCGCGACGGGCAGAAGGTCGAGGAGGGCTTCGCCGAAGCCGTCGCCGACTGGCGCACCACGGACGTCTTCGACGACCGGACCCGGCTCGCCGCCGAGTACGCCGAGCGCTACGCGGTGGACCACCACCGGCTGGAAGAGGAGTTCTGGGGCCGGATGACGGCGTGTTTCAGCCAGGCGGAGATCGTGGAGCTGAGCATGAGCATCGGGTCGTGGCTGGCGTTCGGACGGCTCAACCACGTTCTGGGTCTCGACAGCGTGTGCGTGCTGCCCCGGGGGTGA
- a CDS encoding dihydrodipicolinate reductase → MISTVVWGTGNVGRAAIRAVDAHPALALAAVLVADGAKVGRDAGELAGLERRLGVAATDDVASVLAAGPRAVVYAASGELRPDDALADIGRAMRAGAVVVSPSVYGLYDVRNAPPEIRDPLLEAVSAGGGSLFVSGVDPGWANDTLPLLVSGLGSRIDVVRCQEIFDYSTYEQEDSVRDLVGMGRPMDHQPLMLVEGVPTMVWGGQIRMMARALGVEVDEIRETLQRRALETTVTTATMGEFEAGTQGAVRFEVQGMVDGRARIVIEHVTRIHPSCAPDWPAPPDGGAGAHRVIIEGRPRIEVTVEATDEGGNRSAGGNATAVGRLVNAIDWLAEAKPGLYDALDVPLRPAAGRLGRT, encoded by the coding sequence ATGATTTCCACGGTTGTGTGGGGTACGGGCAATGTGGGACGCGCGGCCATCCGCGCGGTGGACGCGCATCCGGCACTGGCCCTTGCCGCCGTGCTGGTGGCCGACGGCGCCAAGGTCGGCCGTGACGCGGGCGAACTGGCCGGACTGGAGCGCCGTCTCGGGGTGGCCGCGACCGACGATGTGGCGTCGGTGCTGGCCGCGGGGCCGCGCGCGGTGGTGTACGCGGCGTCGGGGGAACTGCGTCCCGATGACGCGCTGGCGGACATCGGGCGCGCGATGCGGGCCGGCGCGGTGGTCGTGTCCCCGTCGGTGTACGGGCTGTACGACGTGCGCAACGCGCCGCCCGAGATCAGGGATCCGCTGCTGGAGGCCGTTTCGGCCGGCGGCGGTTCGCTGTTCGTGTCCGGGGTCGATCCCGGCTGGGCGAACGACACGCTGCCGCTGCTGGTCAGCGGACTGGGCTCGCGCATCGACGTGGTGCGTTGCCAGGAGATCTTCGACTACTCCACCTACGAACAGGAGGACTCCGTCCGCGATCTGGTCGGTATGGGCCGGCCGATGGACCACCAGCCCCTGATGCTCGTGGAGGGCGTGCCGACGATGGTGTGGGGCGGGCAGATCCGCATGATGGCGCGGGCCCTGGGCGTGGAGGTCGACGAGATCCGCGAGACGCTCCAGCGCCGGGCGCTCGAGACCACCGTCACCACGGCGACGATGGGGGAGTTCGAGGCGGGCACCCAGGGCGCGGTCCGCTTCGAGGTGCAGGGGATGGTCGACGGCCGGGCCCGCATCGTCATCGAGCACGTCACGCGCATCCACCCGTCCTGCGCGCCGGACTGGCCCGCGCCGCCGGACGGCGGCGCCGGCGCGCACCGCGTGATCATCGAGGGGCGTCCCCGTATCGAGGTCACCGTGGAGGCGACCGACGAGGGCGGGAACCGCTCGGCGGGCGGCAACGCCACCGCGGTCGGCCGGCTGGTGAACGCCATCGACTGGCTGGCGGAGGCCAAGCCCGGACTCTACGACGCGCTCGACGTCCCGCTGCGCCCCGCGGCCGGCCGACTGGGAAGGACCTGA
- a CDS encoding response regulator: MVASATTRPHDVLLVEDDIADAMLIQDALADRGARNLTQVADGIEALEYLRDPANPRPDLIVLDLNMPRMNGREFLAVVKEDAELRTIPVVVLTTSSAPDDVSGAYRHHANAYVTKPVNLEEFEEAVRSIDTFYLDVAVKPPRA, translated from the coding sequence ATGGTTGCCTCAGCCACCACCCGCCCCCACGACGTGCTGCTGGTCGAGGACGACATCGCCGACGCGATGCTGATCCAGGACGCCCTCGCCGATCGCGGCGCCCGCAACCTCACCCAGGTCGCCGACGGTATCGAGGCCCTGGAGTACCTCCGCGACCCGGCGAACCCTCGCCCCGACCTGATCGTCCTCGATCTGAACATGCCCCGTATGAACGGCCGTGAGTTCCTGGCCGTCGTCAAGGAGGACGCCGAACTGCGCACCATCCCCGTGGTGGTGCTGACCACCTCGTCGGCGCCGGACGACGTGTCCGGGGCGTACCGCCACCACGCGAACGCCTATGTGACCAAGCCGGTCAACCTGGAGGAGTTCGAGGAGGCGGTCCGCAGCATCGACACGTTCTACCTGGACGTCGCCGTCAAGCCGCCGCGGGCGTAG
- a CDS encoding sensor histidine kinase, with amino-acid sequence MRSERPSGRAGGISGWTTRRWLRVSVALTLSVLTVLGSLGVWAMTRTTQLTDQLVERRSPALTHAVRLEAALVNQETGVRGYGLSGRRDFLEPYAQGVTDEKAALNRLDALLQDDTRGRAELAAVRRLADRWHERFAAPLANAPADRVVSLADSRAQEAKSTFDGLRRAMDRQQTYLAQERADAAQELRRATTLRNWTFAGIALFIALVATLVFEALRRGITGPLGLLGQTAREVAGGRFEQPIAITGPADLRQLGSDVESMRGRLLKELEFSERSRRLLDEQAADLKRSNAELEQFAYVASHDLQEPLRKVSSFTQLLQRRYGGQLDERADQYIAFAVDGANRMQVLINDLLAFSRVGRVHNDHAEVELEAVVGRVLDNLSVVVDESGAEITRDPLPSVVGDATQLGMLWQNLLSNSVKFRRTDRSPRIGVTVRRDEDLWEFAVTDNGIGIEPEFQEKVFVIFQRLHTRDAYPGTGIGLAMCKKVVEFHGGTIRIDPRYTAGTRVVFTLPVEHSAAADGAREAHT; translated from the coding sequence GTGAGGAGCGAGCGGCCGTCGGGCCGAGCGGGCGGGATCTCCGGCTGGACCACCCGCCGCTGGCTGCGGGTGAGCGTCGCCCTCACCCTGTCCGTCCTCACCGTGCTCGGCTCCCTGGGGGTGTGGGCGATGACCCGCACCACCCAGCTGACGGACCAGCTCGTGGAGCGCCGCTCCCCCGCGTTGACGCACGCGGTACGGCTGGAGGCGGCGCTGGTCAACCAGGAGACCGGGGTGCGCGGATACGGCCTGTCCGGCCGGCGCGACTTCCTCGAGCCCTACGCGCAGGGTGTGACCGACGAGAAGGCGGCGCTGAACCGCCTCGACGCACTGCTTCAGGACGATACGCGGGGCCGCGCCGAACTGGCCGCCGTACGACGCCTCGCGGACCGCTGGCACGAACGCTTCGCGGCGCCGCTGGCGAACGCCCCTGCGGACCGGGTGGTGTCGCTGGCGGACTCCCGCGCGCAGGAGGCGAAGAGCACCTTCGACGGACTGCGCCGGGCGATGGACCGGCAGCAGACGTACCTCGCGCAGGAGCGGGCCGACGCCGCGCAGGAGCTGCGTCGGGCGACGACGCTGCGCAACTGGACCTTCGCCGGGATCGCCCTGTTCATCGCGCTCGTCGCCACGCTGGTCTTCGAGGCACTGCGACGCGGCATCACCGGTCCGCTCGGGCTGCTCGGGCAGACCGCGCGGGAGGTGGCCGGCGGCCGCTTCGAGCAGCCCATCGCCATCACCGGCCCGGCCGACCTGCGGCAGTTGGGCTCCGACGTGGAGTCGATGCGCGGACGTCTGCTGAAGGAACTGGAGTTCAGCGAGCGGTCCCGGCGGCTGCTCGACGAGCAGGCAGCCGACCTCAAGCGCTCCAACGCCGAACTGGAGCAGTTCGCGTACGTCGCCTCCCACGACCTCCAGGAGCCGCTGCGGAAGGTGTCCAGCTTCACCCAGCTGCTGCAACGCCGCTACGGCGGACAACTGGACGAGCGGGCCGACCAGTACATCGCGTTCGCCGTCGACGGCGCCAACCGCATGCAGGTCCTCATCAACGACCTGCTCGCCTTCTCGCGGGTCGGCCGGGTCCACAACGACCACGCGGAGGTGGAACTGGAGGCGGTCGTCGGCCGCGTGCTGGACAACCTCAGCGTGGTCGTGGACGAGAGCGGTGCCGAGATCACCCGCGATCCGCTGCCCTCGGTGGTCGGTGACGCGACGCAGCTGGGCATGCTCTGGCAGAACCTGCTGTCGAACTCCGTCAAGTTCCGCCGCACCGACAGGTCCCCGAGGATAGGGGTCACGGTCCGCAGGGACGAGGATCTGTGGGAGTTCGCGGTCACCGACAACGGCATCGGGATCGAACCGGAGTTCCAGGAGAAGGTCTTCGTCATCTTCCAGCGACTGCACACCAGGGACGCCTACCCGGGCACCGGAATCGGCCTGGCCATGTGCAAGAAGGTCGTGGAGTTCCACGGCGGGACCATTCGGATCGACCCTCGGTACACGGCCGGTACCCGTGTCGTGTTCACCCTTCCCGTTGAGCATTCCGCCGCGGCGGACGGCGCGCGAGAGGCACATACGTGA
- a CDS encoding PP2C family protein-serine/threonine phosphatase codes for MTESAAGQAQHYHVALVEDDDGDALLVEELLFDTDLPHTLVRCRTLDEARGRLAAHHFDCVLLDLHLPDASGLGTVEAIQRTGTHAAVIVLTGLAESSAGVDALAAGAQDYLVKGKVEPDLLQRAVRYAVQRKQAERANAALQVGRLRAQENARLERGLLPTPLLTSDSVTVTSRYLPGREQALLGGDFLDVVQTDDGQVHAIIGDVSGHGPAAAALGVCLRIAWRALTLGGHRGHHLLHLLEQIHIAERTGSDLFTTCTLIVLDPHAATVTLHLVGHHEPLLVGGAGTDVLDAAHGIALGIVPGLGDWPATTVPLPPNGTLIAYTDGLIEGYTGSAGARLGVEGLLHILDETREVDPGKHLDRLIGRVRALNAERHTDDLAILRLDWTALSGSRPRPMGHGERTVPHQADRRVGRH; via the coding sequence GTGACAGAGTCAGCCGCCGGGCAGGCACAGCACTACCACGTCGCGCTCGTCGAGGACGACGACGGCGACGCGCTGCTGGTCGAGGAGCTGCTGTTCGACACCGACCTTCCGCACACCCTGGTGCGGTGCCGCACGCTAGACGAGGCGCGCGGCCGGCTGGCGGCACACCACTTCGACTGCGTGCTGCTCGACCTGCATCTGCCGGACGCCTCCGGTCTGGGCACGGTCGAGGCGATCCAGCGCACCGGCACCCACGCCGCGGTCATCGTGCTCACCGGGCTGGCGGAGTCCTCGGCCGGGGTGGACGCGCTGGCCGCCGGCGCCCAGGACTACCTCGTCAAGGGGAAGGTCGAACCCGACCTGCTGCAACGGGCCGTGCGCTACGCCGTCCAGCGCAAGCAGGCCGAACGGGCCAACGCGGCGTTGCAGGTCGGCCGGCTGCGGGCACAGGAGAACGCGCGGCTGGAGCGCGGGCTGCTGCCGACGCCGCTGCTGACCTCGGACTCCGTGACGGTCACCAGCCGCTATCTGCCGGGCCGTGAGCAGGCCCTGCTCGGCGGTGACTTCCTGGACGTCGTCCAGACCGACGACGGGCAGGTGCACGCGATCATCGGCGACGTCAGCGGTCACGGCCCGGCCGCCGCGGCGCTCGGGGTCTGTCTGCGGATCGCCTGGCGCGCACTGACGCTCGGCGGGCACCGCGGACACCATCTGCTGCACCTGCTGGAGCAGATCCACATCGCGGAGCGCACCGGCAGCGACCTGTTCACCACCTGCACCCTGATCGTCCTCGACCCGCACGCGGCGACGGTGACCCTGCATCTCGTGGGCCATCACGAACCGCTGCTGGTCGGCGGCGCCGGCACCGACGTGCTCGACGCCGCGCACGGCATCGCGCTCGGCATCGTGCCGGGCCTCGGCGACTGGCCGGCCACGACCGTGCCGCTCCCGCCGAACGGGACGCTGATCGCGTACACCGACGGTCTCATCGAGGGGTACACGGGCAGTGCCGGGGCACGTCTCGGCGTCGAGGGGCTGCTGCACATACTCGACGAGACGCGGGAGGTGGATCCGGGCAAGCACCTCGATCGGCTGATCGGCCGGGTCCGGGCGCTGAACGCGGAGCGTCACACCGACGATCTGGCCATCCTGCGGCTGGACTGGACGGCCCTGTCCGGCTCCCGTCCCCGCCCAATGGGCCACGGCGAGCGGACCGTCCCCCACCAGGCGGACCGGCGCGTCGGCAGACACTGA
- a CDS encoding GAF and ANTAR domain-containing protein: MEWRDFAEQMAELARHLLAQDSAQDTLDEIASKAVELIDGCQAAGVLALRKGRAVTLAACGDMVEESDRLQGELGEGPCFDAARRTDGERMFRIPDMTEPQPDFERFAPAARDLGVGSMMGFLLYTQDDDFGALNFYSSRPGAFGPESETAGWLLASHAAVALASARTVDQLEHALDTRHAIGEAMGILRERHHLSEDAAFDVLRRISQTHNLKLRDVAQSIRTKARREN, from the coding sequence ATGGAGTGGCGTGATTTCGCCGAACAGATGGCCGAGCTCGCCCGGCATCTGCTGGCACAGGACTCCGCTCAGGACACGCTCGACGAGATCGCGTCGAAGGCGGTCGAGCTGATCGACGGCTGCCAGGCCGCGGGTGTGCTGGCCCTGCGCAAGGGCCGCGCGGTCACGCTCGCCGCGTGCGGGGACATGGTCGAGGAGTCCGACCGGCTGCAGGGCGAACTCGGTGAGGGTCCCTGCTTCGACGCCGCCCGGCGCACAGACGGGGAGCGGATGTTCCGCATCCCCGACATGACCGAGCCGCAGCCGGACTTCGAGCGTTTCGCGCCCGCGGCCCGCGACCTGGGCGTCGGCAGCATGATGGGCTTCCTCCTGTACACCCAGGATGACGACTTCGGCGCCCTGAACTTCTACTCCTCGCGCCCCGGAGCGTTCGGCCCGGAGAGCGAGACCGCCGGCTGGCTGCTCGCCTCCCATGCCGCCGTCGCCCTGGCCAGTGCCCGGACCGTGGACCAGCTGGAGCACGCCCTGGACACCCGGCACGCCATCGGTGAGGCCATGGGCATCCTGCGCGAACGCCACCATCTCAGCGAGGACGCGGCCTTCGACGTGCTGCGCCGCATCTCCCAGACCCACAATCTCAAGCTGCGCGACGTGGCCCAGTCCATCCGTACCAAGGCCCGCCGGGAAAACTGA
- a CDS encoding tripartite tricarboxylate transporter permease, which produces MNALDSLLDGFGTALTPINLLWAALGVLLGTAIGVLPGIGPAMAVALLLPVTYGLDPVGAFIMFASIYYGAMFGGSTTSILLNTPGESAAVVAAMEGNPMAKSGRGAQALAAAAIGHFAGGMIGTILLVALAPTVAELAVDIGAPDYFAIMVLAFIAVTSVLGSSRIRGMASLLIGLTVGLVGLDQMTGQQRLTFGSLQLADGIDVVIVAVGLFAIGEALWVAAHLRRAPAEPIPVGRPWLGRGDLRRTWKSWLRGPFIGFPFGAVPAGGAEIPTFLSYVTEKRLSKHRDEWGKGAIEGVAGPESAASASAAGTLVSMLTLGLPTTAVAAVMLAAFQQYGIQPGPLLFEREPELVWGLIASLFIGMVLLLALNLPLAPLWAKLLRIPRPYLYAGILFFAAVGAYAVGGEVVDLVILLVIGLIGFGMRRYGLPVLPAVIGVILGPNAEQQLRRALQISDGSVVGLVDTPFAVTVYAVIAVLLAWPLLRRLVRRPGVS; this is translated from the coding sequence ATGAACGCCCTCGACTCCCTGCTGGACGGCTTCGGTACGGCACTGACCCCGATCAATCTGCTGTGGGCCGCGCTCGGCGTGCTGCTCGGCACCGCGATCGGCGTCCTGCCCGGCATCGGCCCGGCCATGGCGGTGGCGCTGCTGCTGCCCGTGACGTACGGACTGGATCCCGTCGGGGCCTTCATCATGTTCGCCAGCATCTACTACGGCGCCATGTTCGGCGGTTCCACGACCTCGATCCTGCTCAACACCCCCGGTGAGAGCGCCGCGGTGGTCGCCGCCATGGAGGGCAACCCGATGGCCAAGTCCGGCCGCGGGGCGCAGGCACTGGCCGCCGCCGCCATCGGCCACTTCGCCGGCGGCATGATCGGCACGATCCTGCTGGTCGCGCTCGCCCCGACGGTCGCCGAACTCGCCGTGGACATCGGCGCGCCGGACTACTTCGCCATCATGGTCCTCGCGTTCATCGCGGTGACCTCCGTGCTCGGCTCGTCCCGTATCCGCGGTATGGCCTCACTGCTGATCGGCCTCACCGTCGGTCTGGTCGGCCTCGACCAGATGACCGGTCAGCAGCGGCTCACCTTCGGATCGCTGCAACTCGCGGACGGCATCGACGTGGTGATCGTCGCGGTCGGTCTGTTCGCGATCGGCGAGGCCCTGTGGGTCGCCGCCCATCTGCGGCGCGCGCCCGCCGAGCCCATCCCGGTCGGCCGCCCCTGGCTGGGCCGCGGCGACCTGCGCCGGACCTGGAAGTCCTGGCTGCGCGGCCCGTTCATCGGCTTCCCCTTCGGCGCCGTCCCGGCGGGCGGCGCGGAGATCCCCACCTTCCTGTCGTACGTCACCGAGAAGCGGCTGTCCAAGCACCGGGACGAGTGGGGCAAGGGCGCGATCGAGGGCGTCGCCGGACCGGAGTCCGCGGCGTCGGCCTCGGCGGCGGGCACCCTGGTGTCGATGCTCACCCTGGGCCTGCCCACGACGGCGGTCGCGGCGGTCATGCTGGCGGCGTTCCAGCAGTACGGCATCCAGCCCGGTCCCCTGCTGTTCGAACGCGAACCGGAACTCGTCTGGGGCCTGATCGCGTCCCTGTTCATCGGCATGGTGCTGCTGCTCGCCCTCAACCTGCCGCTCGCGCCGCTGTGGGCCAAGCTGCTGCGCATCCCGCGGCCCTACCTCTACGCGGGGATCCTCTTCTTCGCGGCGGTCGGTGCCTACGCCGTAGGCGGCGAGGTCGTCGACCTGGTGATCCTGCTGGTCATCGGTCTGATCGGGTTCGGGATGCGCCGCTACGGCCTGCCCGTGCTGCCCGCCGTCATCGGGGTGATCCTCGGCCCCAACGCGGAACAGCAGCTCCGCCGTGCCCTTCAGATCAGCGACGGCAGCGTCGTCGGGCTGGTCGACACGCCGTTCGCGGTGACCGTGTACGCGGTGATCGCCGTGCTGCTGGCGTGGCCGCTGCTGAGGCGCCTCGTACGCCGTCCGGGTGTGTCCTGA
- a CDS encoding tripartite tricarboxylate transporter TctB family protein yields MTEQTTDTRPAAPTPRRSWLRDHSELGVCVLLLALGVLVLTDALTMDVDIGRRGPVGPRTVPVVVSCGLLLVAALLAVDVLRGGRGQAETGEDVDLSEPADWRTVLLLAGVFLGAAVLIEPLGFPLAGALLFWGAAFALGSRRTDRDPLVAAVLSLITYAVFNNLLGVPLPGGPLMGAL; encoded by the coding sequence GTGACCGAGCAGACCACCGACACCCGTCCGGCGGCCCCGACGCCCCGCCGTTCCTGGCTGCGCGACCACTCCGAACTGGGCGTGTGCGTCCTGCTGCTGGCGCTCGGTGTGCTCGTGCTGACCGACGCGCTGACCATGGACGTCGACATCGGCCGGCGCGGCCCCGTCGGGCCGAGGACCGTGCCGGTCGTGGTCAGCTGCGGGCTGCTGCTCGTGGCCGCGCTGCTCGCCGTGGACGTGCTGCGCGGCGGCCGCGGCCAGGCCGAGACCGGGGAGGACGTCGACCTTTCCGAACCCGCCGACTGGCGCACCGTGCTGCTGCTCGCCGGGGTGTTCCTGGGCGCCGCCGTGCTGATCGAACCGCTCGGCTTCCCCCTCGCGGGTGCCCTGCTCTTCTGGGGAGCCGCCTTCGCGCTCGGCAGCCGGCGCACGGACCGCGATCCGCTCGTCGCGGCCGTCCTGTCCCTGATCACCTACGCCGTGTTCAACAACCTGCTCGGAGTGCCGCTGCCCGGCGGCCCGCTGATGGGAGCGCTGTGA